One region of Mus musculus strain C57BL/6J chromosome 3, GRCm38.p6 C57BL/6J genomic DNA includes:
- the Prpf38b gene encoding pre-mRNA-splicing factor 38B isoform X3, protein MTIGEMLRSFLTKLEWFSTLFPRIPVPVQKNIDQQIKTRPRKIKKDGKEGIEEIDRHVERRRSRSPRRSLSPRRSPRRSRSRSHHREGHGSSSFDRELEREKERQRLEREAKEREKERRRSRSIDRGLDRRRSRSRERHRSRSRSRDRKGDRRDRDREREKENERGRRRDRDYDKERGSDRERDRERSRERSKEQRSRGDGEEKKHKEDKEDRRHRDDKKESKKKHSRSRSRERKHRSRSRNAGKRSRSRSKDKSSRHKNESKEKANKRSRSGSQGRTGSVEKRKREHSPSREKSRKRSRSQDRSHKREHNDSKDQSDRQDHQSSQSGEPESQEKEHKSKDETV, encoded by the exons ATGACCATTGGAGAGATGCTTCGTTCTTTTCTCACAAAACTGGAATGGTTTTCTACTTTGTTTCCAAGAATTCCAGTTCCAGTCCAGAAGAACATTGATCAGCAGATTAAAACTCGACCTAGGAAAATCAAGAAAGACGGAAAGGAAGGCATTGAGGAGATAGACAGACATGTTGAGAGACGGCGATCCAG ATCTCCAAGAAGATCACTGAGCCCACGGAGGTCTCCAAGAAGATCAAGAAGCAGAAGTCATCACCGGGAGGGCCATGGATCTTCTAGTTTTGACAGagaattagagagagagaaagaacgccAACGACTAGAGCGGgaagccaaagagagagagaaagaaaggcgaAGATCCCGAAGCATTGATCGGGGCTTAGATCGCAGGCGAAGCCGCAGTCGGGAGAGGCACAGAAGTCGCAGTCGCAGTCGtgataggaaaggggatagaagAGACAGGGAtcgggaaagagagaaagaaaatgagaggggTCGAAGACGAGACCGAGATTATGACAAGGAGAGAGGCAGTGACcgagaaagggacagagagagatcaAGAGAGCGCTCCAAGGAGCAGAGAAGTAGGGGtgatggagaagagaagaagcacaaagaagacaaggaggacAGACGACACAGAGATGACAAAAAAGAGTCCAAGAAAAAACACAGCAgaagcaggagcagagagaggaaacacaggagcaggagcagaaacGCAGGGAAgcggagcaggagcaggagcaaggacaagTCAAGCAGACATAAAAACGAAAGCAAGGAGAAGGCAAATAAAAGAAGCAGAAGTGGCAGTCAAGGAAGAACTGGCAGTGTTGAAAAGAGAAAACGAGAACACAGCCCTAGCAGAGAGAAGTCTAGAAAGCGCAGCAGGAGCCAAGACCGTTCCCACAAGAGAGAGCATAATGATAGCAAGGACCAGTCAGACAGACAGGATCATCAGAGCAGCCAGAgtggagagccagagagccaagaAAAGGAACACAAAAGCAAAGATGAGACTGTGTGA
- the Prpf38b gene encoding pre-mRNA-splicing factor 38B isoform X1 — protein sequence MCGGVRGVGTGGIVSTAFCLLYKLFTLKLTRKQVMGLITHTDSPYIRALGFMYIRYTQPPTDLWDWFESFLDDEEDLDVKAGGGCVMTIGEMLRSFLTKLEWFSTLFPRIPVPVQKNIDQQIKTRPRKIKKDGKEGIEEIDRHVERRRSRSPRRSLSPRRSPRRSRSRSHHREGHGSSSFDRELEREKERQRLEREAKEREKERRRSRSIDRGLDRRRSRSRERHRSRSRSRDRKGDRRDRDREREKENERGRRRDRDYDKERGSDRERDRERSRERSKEQRSRGDGEEKKHKEDKEDRRHRDDKKESKKKHSRSRSRERKHRSRSRNAGKRSRSRSKDKSSRHKNESKEKANKRSRSGSQGRTGSVEKRKREHSPSREKSRKRSRSQDRSHKREHNDSKDQSDRQDHQSSQSGEPESQEKEHKSKDETV from the exons ATGTGCGGAGGG GTTCGAGGTGTTGGAACAGGAGGCATTGTTTCTACAGCATTTTGCCTTCTATACAAATTATTTACCCTGAAGTTAACTCGAAAGCAAGTGATGGGTCTCATAACACATACAGACTCTCCATATATCAGAGCCCTTGGATTTATGTATataag GTATACCCAACCCCCTACAGACCTGTGGGACTGGTTTGAGTCCTTCCTTGATGATGAGGAG GACCTAGATGTCAAAGCTGGTGGAGGCTGTGTAATGACCATTGGAGAGATGCTTCGTTCTTTTCTCACAAAACTGGAATGGTTTTCTACTTTGTTTCCAAGAATTCCAGTTCCAGTCCAGAAGAACATTGATCAGCAGATTAAAACTCGACCTAGGAAAATCAAGAAAGACGGAAAGGAAGGCATTGAGGAGATAGACAGACATGTTGAGAGACGGCGATCCAG ATCTCCAAGAAGATCACTGAGCCCACGGAGGTCTCCAAGAAGATCAAGAAGCAGAAGTCATCACCGGGAGGGCCATGGATCTTCTAGTTTTGACAGagaattagagagagagaaagaacgccAACGACTAGAGCGGgaagccaaagagagagagaaagaaaggcgaAGATCCCGAAGCATTGATCGGGGCTTAGATCGCAGGCGAAGCCGCAGTCGGGAGAGGCACAGAAGTCGCAGTCGCAGTCGtgataggaaaggggatagaagAGACAGGGAtcgggaaagagagaaagaaaatgagaggggTCGAAGACGAGACCGAGATTATGACAAGGAGAGAGGCAGTGACcgagaaagggacagagagagatcaAGAGAGCGCTCCAAGGAGCAGAGAAGTAGGGGtgatggagaagagaagaagcacaaagaagacaaggaggacAGACGACACAGAGATGACAAAAAAGAGTCCAAGAAAAAACACAGCAgaagcaggagcagagagaggaaacacaggagcaggagcagaaacGCAGGGAAgcggagcaggagcaggagcaaggacaagTCAAGCAGACATAAAAACGAAAGCAAGGAGAAGGCAAATAAAAGAAGCAGAAGTGGCAGTCAAGGAAGAACTGGCAGTGTTGAAAAGAGAAAACGAGAACACAGCCCTAGCAGAGAGAAGTCTAGAAAGCGCAGCAGGAGCCAAGACCGTTCCCACAAGAGAGAGCATAATGATAGCAAGGACCAGTCAGACAGACAGGATCATCAGAGCAGCCAGAgtggagagccagagagccaagaAAAGGAACACAAAAGCAAAGATGAGACTGTGTGA
- the Prpf38b gene encoding pre-mRNA-splicing factor 38B isoform X2, protein MGLITHTDSPYIRALGFMYIRYTQPPTDLWDWFESFLDDEEDLDVKAGGGCVMTIGEMLRSFLTKLEWFSTLFPRIPVPVQKNIDQQIKTRPRKIKKDGKEGIEEIDRHVERRRSRSPRRSLSPRRSPRRSRSRSHHREGHGSSSFDRELEREKERQRLEREAKEREKERRRSRSIDRGLDRRRSRSRERHRSRSRSRDRKGDRRDRDREREKENERGRRRDRDYDKERGSDRERDRERSRERSKEQRSRGDGEEKKHKEDKEDRRHRDDKKESKKKHSRSRSRERKHRSRSRNAGKRSRSRSKDKSSRHKNESKEKANKRSRSGSQGRTGSVEKRKREHSPSREKSRKRSRSQDRSHKREHNDSKDQSDRQDHQSSQSGEPESQEKEHKSKDETV, encoded by the exons ATGGGTCTCATAACACATACAGACTCTCCATATATCAGAGCCCTTGGATTTATGTATataag GTATACCCAACCCCCTACAGACCTGTGGGACTGGTTTGAGTCCTTCCTTGATGATGAGGAG GACCTAGATGTCAAAGCTGGTGGAGGCTGTGTAATGACCATTGGAGAGATGCTTCGTTCTTTTCTCACAAAACTGGAATGGTTTTCTACTTTGTTTCCAAGAATTCCAGTTCCAGTCCAGAAGAACATTGATCAGCAGATTAAAACTCGACCTAGGAAAATCAAGAAAGACGGAAAGGAAGGCATTGAGGAGATAGACAGACATGTTGAGAGACGGCGATCCAG ATCTCCAAGAAGATCACTGAGCCCACGGAGGTCTCCAAGAAGATCAAGAAGCAGAAGTCATCACCGGGAGGGCCATGGATCTTCTAGTTTTGACAGagaattagagagagagaaagaacgccAACGACTAGAGCGGgaagccaaagagagagagaaagaaaggcgaAGATCCCGAAGCATTGATCGGGGCTTAGATCGCAGGCGAAGCCGCAGTCGGGAGAGGCACAGAAGTCGCAGTCGCAGTCGtgataggaaaggggatagaagAGACAGGGAtcgggaaagagagaaagaaaatgagaggggTCGAAGACGAGACCGAGATTATGACAAGGAGAGAGGCAGTGACcgagaaagggacagagagagatcaAGAGAGCGCTCCAAGGAGCAGAGAAGTAGGGGtgatggagaagagaagaagcacaaagaagacaaggaggacAGACGACACAGAGATGACAAAAAAGAGTCCAAGAAAAAACACAGCAgaagcaggagcagagagaggaaacacaggagcaggagcagaaacGCAGGGAAgcggagcaggagcaggagcaaggacaagTCAAGCAGACATAAAAACGAAAGCAAGGAGAAGGCAAATAAAAGAAGCAGAAGTGGCAGTCAAGGAAGAACTGGCAGTGTTGAAAAGAGAAAACGAGAACACAGCCCTAGCAGAGAGAAGTCTAGAAAGCGCAGCAGGAGCCAAGACCGTTCCCACAAGAGAGAGCATAATGATAGCAAGGACCAGTCAGACAGACAGGATCATCAGAGCAGCCAGAgtggagagccagagagccaagaAAAGGAACACAAAAGCAAAGATGAGACTGTGTGA